The Pongo abelii isolate AG06213 chromosome 20, NHGRI_mPonAbe1-v2.0_pri, whole genome shotgun sequence genome window below encodes:
- the CIC gene encoding protein capicua homolog isoform X18, translated as MKPMKKACTGLSGPGSGSKSPPATRAKALRRRGAGEGDKPEEEDDEAQQPQPQPGPEEAEEGEEEEVERGPGAEGPPLELHPGDPAPGPAEDPKGDGEAGRWEPSLSRKTATFKSRAPKKKYVEEHGAGSSGVGGAPEERVRTPEEASGLAVPPRPPTSTRSSSTDTASEHSADLEDEPAEACGPGPWPPGSTSGSYDLRQLRSQRVLARRGDGLFLPAVVRQVRRSQDLGVQFPGDRALTFYEGVPGAGVDVVLDATPPPGALVVGTAVCTCVEPGVAAYREGVVVEVATKPAAYKVRLSPGPSSQPGPPGSLPQPPQPLHREPEEAVWVARSSLRLLRPPWEPETMLRKPPTGPEEEQAEPGATLPPCPAALDPKQPEDAEVSKISFGGNLGTHCEEGEEKHPPALGTPALLPLPPPQLLSPPPKSPAFVGPGRPGEQPSPCQEGSQGGSRSSSVASLEKGTAPAARARTPLTAAQQKYKKGDVVCTPSGIRKKFNGKQWRRLCSRDGCMKESQRRGYCSRHLSMRTKEMEGLADSGPGGAGRPAAVAAREGSTEFDWGDETSRDSEASSVAARGDSRPRLVAPADLSRFEFDECEAAVMLVSLGSSRSGTPSFSPVSTQSPFSPAPSPSPSPLFGFRPANFSPINASPVIQRTAVRSRHLSASTPKAGVLTPPDLGPHPPPPAPRERHSSGILPTFQTNLTFTVPISPGRRKTELLPHPGALGAPGSGGGGAAPDFPKSDSLDSGVDSVSHTPTPSTPAGFRAVSPAVPFSRSRQPSPLLLLPPPAGLTSDPGPSVRRVPAVQRDSPVIVRNPDVPLPSKFPGEVGTAGEVRAGGPGRGCRETPVPPGVASGKPGLPPPLPAPVPITVPPAAPTAVAQPMPTFGLASSPFQPVAFHPSPAALLPVLVPSSYTSHPAPKKEVIMGRPGTVWTNVEPRSVAVFPWHSLVPFLAPSQPDPSVQPSEAQQPASHPVASNQSKEPAESAAVAHERPPGGTGSADPGRPPGATCPESPGPGPPHPLGVVEPGKGPPPTTEEEAPGPPGEPRLDSETESDHDDAFLSIMSPEIQLPLPPGKRRTQSLSALPKERDSSSEKDGRSPNKREKDHIRRPMNAFMIFSKRHRALVHQRHPNQDNRTVSKILGEWWYALGPKEKQKYHDLAFQVKEAHFKAHPDWKWCNKDRKKSSSEAKPTSLGLAGGHKETRERSMSETGTAAAPGVSSELLSVAAQTLLSSDTKAPGSSSCGAERLHTVGGPGSARPRAFSHSGVHSLDGGEVDSQALQELTQMVSGPASYSGPKPSTQYGAPGPFAAPGEGGALAATGRPPLLPTRASRSQRAASEDMTSDEERMVICEEEGDDDVIADDGFGTTDIDLKCKERVTDSESGDSSGEDPEGNKGFGRKVFSPVIRSSFTHCRPPLDPEPPGPPDPPLAFGKGYGSAPSSSASSPASSSASAATSFSLGSGTFKAQESGQGSTAGPLRPPPPGAGGPATPSKATRFLPTDPATFRRKRPESVGGLEPPGPSVIAAPPSGGGNILQTLVLPPNKEEQEGGGARVPSAPAPSLAYGAPAAPLSRPAATMVTNVVRPVSSTPVPIASKPFPTSGRAEASPNDTAGARTEMGAGSRVPGGSPLGVSLVYSDKKSAAATSPAPHLVAGPLLGTVGKAPATVTNLLVGTPGYGAPAPPAVQFIAQGAPGGGTTAGSGTGAGSGPNGPVPLGILQPGALGKAGGITQVQYILPTLPQQLQVAPAPAPAPGTKAGAPSGPAPTTSIRFTLPPGTSTNGKVLAATAPTPGIPILQSVPSAPPPKAQSVSPVQAPPPGGSAQLLPGKVLVPLAAPSMSVRGGGAGQPLPLVSPPFSVPVQNGAQPPSKIIQLTPVPVSTPSGLVPPLSPATLPGPTSQPQKVLLPSSTRITYVQSAGGHALPLGTSPASSQAGTVTSYGPTSSVALGFTSLGPSGPAFVQPLLSAGQAPLLAPGQVGVSPVPSPQLPPACAAPGGPVITAFYSGSPAPTSSASLAQPSQAPPSLVYTVATSTTPPAATILPKGPPAPATATPAPTSPFPSATGSMTYSLVAPKAQRPSPKAPQKVKAAIASIPVGSFEAGASGRPGPAPRQPLEPGPVREPTAPESELEGQPTPPAPPPLPETWTPTARSSPPLPPPAEERTSAKGPETMASKFPSSSSDWRVPGQGLENRGEPPTPPSPAPAPAVAPGGSSESSSGRAAGDTPERKEAAGTGKKVKVRPPPLKKTFDSVDNRVLSEVDFEERFAELPEFRPEEVLPSPTLQSLATSPRAILGSYRKKRKNSTDLDSAPEDPTSPKRKMRRRSSCSSEPNTPKSAKCEGDIFTFDRTGTEAEDVLGELEYDKVPYSSLRRTLDQRRALVMQLFQDHGFFPSAQATAAFQARYADIFPSKVCLQLKIREVRQKIMQAATPTEQPPGAEAPLPVPPPTGTAAAPAPTPSPAGGPDPTSPSSDSGTAQAAPPLPPPPESGPGQPGWEGAPQPSPPPAGPSTAATGR; from the exons ATGAAGCCAATGAAGAAGGCATGCACTGGCCTTTCAGGTCCTGGCAGTGGCAGCAAGTCCCCCCCAGCCACCAGGGCCAAGGCTCTGAGGCGGCgaggggctggggagggtgaCAAACCAGAGGAGGAGGACGACGAGGCACAGCAGCCGCAACCACAGCCCGGGCCcgaagaggctgaggaaggggaggaggaggaggttgagCGGGGCCCTGGGGCTGAAGGTCCTCCACTGGAGCTGCACCCTGGCGACCCGGCTCCAGGCCCAGCAGAAGACCCCAAAGGGGATGGGGAGGCAGGCCGCTGGGAGCCCTCACTCAGCCGCAAGACAGCCACTTTCAAGTCTCGAGCGCCCAAGAAGAAGTATGTGGAGGAGCACGGAGCTGGCAGCAGTGGGGTGGGTGGGGCCCCTGAAGAGCGGGTGCGGACCCCTGAGGAGGCCAGTGGCCTGGCGGTGCCTCCACGGCCACCCACCTCCACTCGTTCCTCCTCCACTGACACAGCCAGCGAGCACTCGGCGGACCTGGAGGATGAGCCGGCTGAGGCTTGTGGTCCAGGCCCCTGGCCCCCTGGCAGCACCAGTGGCAGCTATGACCTGCGGCAGCTGCGGTCCCAGCGGGTGCTGGCTCGGCGTGGTGACGGCCTCTTCCTGCCAGCTGTGGTGCGCCAGGTGCGCCGAAGCCAGGACCTGGGCGTGCAGTTCCCTGGTGACCGAGCCCTGACTTTCTATGAGGGGGTGCCAGGCGCTGGTGTGGATGTAGTTTTGGATGCTACACCCCCACCAGGTGCCCTGGTGGTGGGCACAGCTGTCTGTACCTGTGTGGAGCCCGGTGTGGCTGCCTACCGGGAaggtgtggtggtggaggtggcaaCCAAGCCAGCTGCCTACAAGGTCCGTCTCAGCCCCGGCCCCAGCTCCCAGCCAGGCCCACCAGGCAGCCTCCCGCAGCCCCCACAGCCACTGCACCGTGAGCCAGAGGAGGCCGTGTGGGTGGCCCGCTCCAGCCTACGCCTGCTGCGCCCACCCTGGGAACCTGAGACCATGCTGAGGAAGCCCCCTACAGGCCCTGAGGAAGAGCAGGCGGAGCCTGGGGCCACACTGCCACCCTGCCCTGCTGCCCTGGACCCCAAACAGCCCGAGGACGCTGAGGTCTCTAAGATCAGCTTTGGTGGCAACCTGGGTACTCACTGTGAGGAGGGCGAGGAGAAGCACCCTCCAGCCCTGGGTACCCCAGCCCTgctcccactgcccccaccccagctcctgTCGCCGCCACCCAAGTCTCCAGCCTTTGTGGGCCCCGGCCGCCCTGGCGAGCAGCCCTCGCCCTGCCAGGAGGGGAGCCAGGGCGGCAGCCGCAGCAGCAGCGTGGCCTCCCTGGAAAAGGGGACAGCACCGGCAGCCCGGGCCCGCACGCCACTGACAGCCGCCCAGCAGAAGTACAAGAAGGGCGATGTGGTCTGCACACCCAGCGGAATACGAAAGAAGTTCAACGGCAAGCAGTGGCGCCGGCTGTGCTCACGAGATGGCTGCATGAAGGAGTCACAGCGGCGAGGCTACTGCTCACGCCACCTGTCCATGCGAACCAAAGAGATGGAGGGCCTGGCAGACAGTGGGCCTGGGGGGGCGGGCCGGCCCGCGGCCGTGGCAGCCCGTGAGGGCAGCACGGAGTTTGACTGGGGTGATGAGACGTCGAGGGACAGTGAGGCCAGCAGTGTGGCGGCTCGTGGAGACTCACGGCCACGCCTGGTGGCCCCTGCTGACTTGTCACGCTTTGAGTTCGACGAGTGTGAGGCGGCCGTGATGCTGGTGTCGCTGGGCAGCTCGCGCTCAGGCACGCCCTCCTTCTCACCTGTCTCCACTCAATCGCCCTTCTCGCCAGCCCCGTCACCCTCACCCTCGCCACTCTTCGGCTTCCGCCCTGCCAACTTCAGCCCTATCAACGCCTCGCCAGTCATCCAGCGCACTGCAGTCCGCAGTCGCCACCTGAGCGCCAGCACCCCTAAGGCAGGCGTGCTGACGCCACCAGAcctgggcccccacccaccgcCACCTGCTCCCCGAGAGCGCCACTCCTCTGGAATTCTACCCACCTTCCAGACCAACCTGACCTTCACCGTGCCCATCAGTCCCGGGCGACGGAAGACAGAGCTCTTGCCGCATCCAGGGGCCTTGGGGGCCCCTGGCTCAGGGGGTGGAGGAGCTGCCCCAGACTTTCCCAAGAGTGACAGCTTAGACTCTGGTGTGGACTCAGTGTCCCACACACCTACACCCTCCACGCCGGCTGGCTTCCGGGCCGTGTCCCCTGCTGTGCCCTTCTCTCGCTCCCGCCAGCCCTCACCATTGCTGCTGTTGCCCCCACCCGCCGGCCTGACCTCGGATCCAGGGCCCTCTGTGCGCAGGGTGCCTGCTGTGCAGCGGGACTCACCTGTTATTGTCCGCAACCCTgacgtgccactgccctccaaatTCCCTGGGGAGGTGGGCACTGCTGGTGAGGTGCGGGCTGGGGGACCTGGGCGGGGCTGCCGTGAGACCCCAGTGCCCCCTGGGGTGGCCAGTGGGAAACCTGGCCTGCCCCCACCTCTGCCAGCCCCCGTGCCCATCACTGTGCCTCCAGCTGCACCAACTGCCGTGGCCCAGCCGATGCCCACCTTTGGCCTGGCGTCTTCACCCTTTCAGCCTGTGGCCTTCCACCCCTCACCTGCTGCCCTGTTGCCCGTTTTGGTGCCCAGCAGCTATACCAGCCACCCTGCTCCCAAGAAGGAAGTCATCATGGGCCGGCCTGGAACAG TGTGGACTAATGTGGAACCTCGCTCTGTGGCTGTGTTCCCCTGGCACTCCTTAGTCCCCTTCCTGGCACCCAGCCAGCCTGACCCCTCCGTGCAGCCGAGCGAGGCGCAGCAACCTGCCAGCCACCCAGTGGCCTCCAACCAGAGCAAAG AACCTGCTGAGTCGGCAGCTGTTGCTCATGAACGGCCACCAGGTGGGACAGGGAGTGCTGACCCTGGGCGGCCCCCTGGAGCCACATGCCCTGAGAGCCCAGGACCCGGACCCCCACACCCTTTGGGGGTGGTGGAACCTGGTAAGGGTCCGCCTCCCACCACGGAGGAGGAGGCCCCCGGCCCCCCAGGAGAGCCCCGGCTGGACAGTGAGACAGAGAGTGACCATGATGATGC CTTCCTCTCCATCATGTCTCCTGAGATCCAGTTGCCTCTACCGCCCGGAAAACGTCGGACCCAGTCCCTCAGTGCCCTACCCAAGGAACGGGACTCATCTTCTGAGAAGGATGGACGCAGCCCCAACAAG CGGGAGAAGGACCACATCCGGCGGCCCATGAATGCCTTCATGATCTTCAGCAAGCGGCACCGGGCCCTGGTCCACCAGCGTCATCCCAACCAGGACAACCGGACCGTCAGCAAGATTCTGGGCGAGTGGTGGTACGCCCTGGGGCCCAAGGAGAAGCAGAAGTACCACGACCTGGCCTTCCAG GTGAAGGAGGCCCACTTCAAGGCCCACCCAGATTGGAAGTGGTGCAACAAGGACCGAAAGAAGTCCAGCTCAGAGGCCAAGCCCACGAGCCTGGGGCTGGCAGGAGGGCACAAGGAGACGCGGGAGCGGAGCATGTCGGAGACGGGCACTGCTGCTGCCCCTGGGG TGTCCTCTGAGCTCCTGTCCGTTGCAGCCCAgacactcctgagctcagacaccaAGGCTCCGGGGAGCAGCTCCTGTGGGGCAGAACGGCTACACACAGTTGGGGGACCTGGCTCAGCCCGGCCCCGAGCTTTCTCCCACAGTGGGGTACACAGCCTGGACGGCGGAGAAGTAGACAGTCAGGCGCTACAGGAACTGACTCAG ATGGTGTCTGGCCCTGCATCGTACTCTGGCCCAAAACCTTCTACCCAGTATGGAGCTCCAGGACCGTTTGCAGCCCCCGGTGAGGGAGGTGCCTTGGCGGCCACTGGGCGGCCCCCGCTGCTGCCCACCCGAGCTTCTCGTTCTCAGCGTGCGGCCAGTGAGGACATGACGAGTGATGAGGAGCGCATGGTCATCTGTGAGGAGGAAGGGGATGATGATGTCATTG CTGACGATGGCTTCGGCACCACTGACATTGATCTCAAGTGCAAGGAGCGGGTGACCGACAGCGAGAGTGGGGACAGCTCTGGGGAGGACCCAGAGGGCAACAAG GGCTTTGGTCGGAAGGTGTTTTCACCTGTGATCCGTTCCTCCTTTACCCACTGCCGCCCCCCACTGGACCCTGAGCCCCCAGGGCCCCCGGATCCTCCTCTAGCCTTTGGCAAAGGCTATGGTTCTGCCCCATCCTCCTCTGCATCCTCGCctgcttcctcctcagcctcggcAGCCACCTCCTTCTCACTGGGCTCAGGAACCTTCAAGGCCCAGGAGTCTGGTCAGGGCAGCACAGCGGGCCCCCTACGGCCCCCACCCCCTGGGGCTGGGGGTCCAGCGACACCTTCCAAGGCAACCCGGTTCCTCCCAACGGATCCTGCCACCTTCCGGCGCAAGAGACCTGAAAGTGTGGGTGGCCTGGAGCCACCAGGCCCCTCAGTCATCGCGGCCCCTCCCAGCGGAGGAGGAAACATCCTGCAGACACTGGTGCTGCCCCCAAACAAGGAGGAGCAAGAGGGCGGCGGAGCCAGAGTGCCCTCCGCCCCCGCCCCATCACTGGCCTACGGGGCCCCAGCGGCTCCCCTGTCCCGTCCTGCTGCCACCATGGTCACCAACGTGGTGCGGCCTGTCAGCAGCACTCCTGTCCCCATCGCCTCTAAGCCCTTCCCCACCTCTGGCCGGGCTGAGGCGTCTCCAAATGACACAGCAGGTGCCAGGACTGAAATGGGCGCTGGGTCTCGGGTGCCTGGAGGCTCCCCGCTGGGTGTCAGCTTAGTGTATTCGGACAAGAAGTCGGCAGCAGCCACCTCACCAGCCCCACACTTGGTGGCTGGACCCCTGCTGGGCACTGTGGGGAAGGCGCCTGCCACTGTCACTAATCTACTGGTGGGCACCCCGGGGTATGGGGCCCCTGCGCCCCCTGCTGTCCAGTTCATTGCCCAGGGGGCCCCTGGTGGTGGGACCACTGCGGGCTCAGGAACAGGTGCTGGGAGTGGCCCCAATGGGCCAGTACCCCTGGGCATCCTGCAACCAGGTGCCCTGGGCAAGGCTGGGGGAATCACCCAGGTACAGTACATCCTGCCCACGCTGCCCCAGCAGCTTCAGGTGGCACCTGCCCCAGCACCAGCCCCTGGGACCAAGGCAGGGGCTCCCAGCGGCCCTGCACCCACCACCAGCATCCGTTTCACCCTCCCACCGGGCACTTCTACCAACGGCAAAGTCCTGGCTGCCACTGCACCCACTCCTGGCATCCCCATCCTGCAGTCTGTACCCTCCGCCCCACCCCCCAAAG CCCAGTCAGTTTCTCCCGTGCAGGCCCCGCCCCCGGGTGGCTCAGCCCAGCTGCTGCCTGGGAAGGTCCTAGTGCCTCTGGCTGCCCCTAGCATGTCAGTGCGGGGTGGAGGGGCCGGCCAGCCGCTGCCACTGGTGAGCCCGCCCTTCTCAGTACCTGTGCAGAATGGTGCCCAGCCCCCCAGCAAG ATCATCCAGCTGACCCCGGTGCCTGTGAGCACACCCAGCGGCCTGGTGCCGCCCCTGAGCCCAGCCACACTCCCTGGACCCACCTCGCAGCCTCAGAAGGTCCTGCTGCCCTCTTCCACCAG AATCACCTATGTGCAGTCAGCGGGCGGGCACGCGCTGCCCCTGGGTACCAGCCCTGCGTCCAGCCAGGCTGGAACAGTCACCTCGTACGGGCCCACGAGCTCTGTAGCTCTAGGCTTCACCTCGCTGGGGCCCAGCGGCCCCGCCTTCGTGCAGCCCCTGCTCTCAG cAGGCCAAGCCCCACTGCTGGCTCCCGGTCAGGTGGGCGTGTCGCCTGTGCCCAGTCCCCAGCTGCCGCCTGCCTGTGCAGCCCCCGGAGGTCCTGTCATAACAGCATTTTACTCTGGCAGCCCTGCACCCACCTCCTCAGCATCCCTGGCCCAGCCATCTCAGGCCCCCCCAAGCCTGGTCTACACTGTGGCCACCAGCACAACCCCACCTGCAGCCACCATTCTGCCCAAGGGCCCGCCAGCCCCTGCCACTGCCACCCCAGCCCCGACTAGCCCTTTCCCCAGTGCCACAG GTTCCATGACCTACAGCTTAGTGGCCCCCAAGGCCCAGCGGCCCAGCCCGAAGGCCCCCCAGAAAGTGAAGGCAGCCATCGCCAGCATTCCCGTGGGGTCCTTTGAGGCAGGTGCCTCTGGGCGGCCTGGCCCTGCACCCCGGCAGCCTCTGGAGCCTGGCCCAGTCCGAGAGCCAACTGCCCCAGAGTCTGAGCTTGAAGGGCAGCCCACACCACCAGCCCCTCCACCCCTGCCAGAGACCTGGACTCCCACAGCCCGGAGCAgccccccactgcccccacctGCTGAGGAGCGGACCAGTGCCAAGGGTCCTGAGACCATG GCCAGCAAATTCCCCAGCTCATCTTCAGACTGGCGCGTCCCTGGGCAGGGCCTGGAGAATCGTGGGGAGCCTCCCACTCCTCCCAGCCCGGCCCCAGCTCCAGCCGTAGCCCCTGGTGGCAGCAGTGAGAGCAGCAGTGGGCGGGCAGCCGGGGACACCCCCGAGCGCAAGGAGGCGGCTGGTACTGGCAAGAAGGTGAAGGTGCGGCCCCCGCCCCTGAAGAAGACCTTTGACTCTGTGGACAA CAGGGTCCTGTCAGAAGTGGACTTCGAAGAGCGCTTTGCTGAGCTGCCTGAGTTTCGGCCTGAGGAGGTGCTGCCCTCCCCCACCCTGCAGTCTCTGGCCACCTCACCCCGGGCCATCCTGGGCTCTTACCGCAAGAAGAGGAAGAACTCCACGG ACCTGGATTCAGCACCCGAGGACCCCACCTCGCCCAAGCGCAAGATGAGAAGACGCTCCAGCTGCAGCTCGGAGCCCAACACCCCCAAGAGTGCCAAGTGCGAGGGGGACATCTTCACCTTTGACCGTACAG GTACAGAAGCCGAGGACGTGCTCGGGGAGCTAGAGTATGACAAGGTGCCATACTCCTCCCTGCGGCGCACCCTGGACCAGCGCCGGGCCCTGGTCATGCAGCTCTTCCAGGACCATGGCTTCTTTCCGTCAG CCCAGGCCACAGCCGCCTTCCAGGCCCGCTATGCAGACATCTTCCCCTCCAAGGTTTGTCTGCAGTTGAAGATCCGTGAGGTGCGCCAGAAGATCATGCAGGCTGCCACTCCCACGGAGCAGCCCCCTGGAGCTGAGGCTCCTCTCCCTGTACCGCCTCCCACTGGCACCGCTGCTGCCCctgcccccactcccagccccgCGGGGGGCCCTGACCCCACCTCACCCAGCTCGGACTCTGGCACTGCCCAGGCTGCCCCGCCACTGCCTCCACCCCCAGAGTCGGGGCCTGGACAGCCTGGCTGGGAGGGGGCTCCCCAGCCCTCCCCCCCACCCGCAGGTCCCTCCACAGCTGCCACAGGCAGGTGA